AAATTAGGTTTAGATCAAATCGTAGTCCGCAATCTAGTCAAGGACGAAGAGTCTACCCAAGAAATATTGGGAACAGCTTTTTTGCTGAAGTTGATTGGCTCTTTATTTACAGTTGCTTTGATTGGGATCGGTATTTGGATTTTCAGTAATGATAGTCAAATTCGCTGGATGACAGTGATTGTGGGCATTGGCTTAGTATTTACTGCTTTTGAGATCATCGACTTTTGGTTTCAGTCAAAAGTCTTATCAAAACCAATGGCTGTCGTCAGAAGCGGACAACTAATTTTGACAAGTGCGGCTAAATTAGTCCTAATTTTCGGAAAATTCCCTTTGATGGCATTTGCCTGGGTGTTTCTAGCAGAATTTGTGCTAAAAGCAATCGGCATGATTTGGATTTATAATCAAAGCCGTCAGTCTATTCTTCGCTGGCAGATCAGTTGGTCAAAAGCGACAGAATTAATGAAAGATTCCTGGCCTCTAATTTTGTCTGGCGTAATGATTTTGATCTATATGAAAATCGATCAGGTAATGCTGGGTAATATGGCAGGAAATAAAGCCGTAGGTAACTATGCAGCAGCGGTAAAATTATCCGAACCCTGCTACTTTGTACCAGGAGCAATTTGCTCTTCTATATTTCCCGCACTGATTCAGGCTAAACTAAGAAACCAGCAGGAATATCAAAATAAAATACAGCAGCTATATGATTTGATGGCTTGGCTTGCTTTGGCAATTGCAATTCCCATAACTTTTGTCTCAGATATTTTGGCTACTACTTTGCTTGGTCAAGAATATGCTGAGGTAGGCACAATCTTAAGATTACATATTTGGGCTAGTCCTTTTGTTTTTTTGGGAGTAGCTCAGAGTAAATGGTTAATGGCGGAAAATTTTACTCGTTTCAGCATGATGGCGACTTCTTTGGGAGCTTTATCTAATATAATTCTAAATTTTTTGTTGATTCCTCAGTATGAAGGCGTTGGTGCAGCGATCGCTACTGTAACATCATATGCTATTGCGACTTACTTATCCTGTATTTTTTACCCTCCAGTATATAAAAATGCCTGGATGTTGACTAAGGCTTTATTTATACCACTACGTTGGCGTCAAAACCTAATTTATTTGAGGAATATCAGAAAAGTTTTTTCGTAAAAATCCAATGATTATTATTGATTACTTGTACACATAACTAAACCAAAGCTAAATATTCATATGCAAAGTATCAAAAGACGATACCAAAGTTTTAAAAAGAAATACGAATTGGTTAGGAGGAAGTCATACGAAGCTTTTGGCTCATCCAAATATTCTAGAGCATCATTAAATGATATAGATCGTAAATTAGAAAAATATTTGGATTATCGAAATGGTTTTTTTATTGAAGTTGGTGGAAATGATGGCTTCAATCAAAGTAATACTTACTATCTTGAAAAATTCAGAGATTGGCAGGGAATTTTAGTAGAAGGAATACCAGATCTTTATAATAAATGTGTTCGTGAACGAAAAAATTCAAAAGTATTTAATTATGCTTTAGTTTCTGCTGATTTTAAAGAATCACATATTACTATGAGTTATGCCTACCTAATGTCTTTTGTAAAAGGAGCTCTTAAAAGTAATGATGCTGAAACAAATTATTTAAAAGAATGGATTATAGGTGAAAAGAAATGTAATAAAAGAGATGTGGTTTCCTATGAAATAAAAGTCCCGACTAAAACCTTAACTGCAATTTTAGATGAATGTAATGTTGAAGAAATTGATTTTTTTTCATTAGATGTAGAGGGGTATGAATTAAATGTACTGAAAGGACTTGATTTTAAACGATATAAACCAAAATATATGTTAATCGAGGCAAGATTTAAAGAAGAAATAGATGAATATATTTCCGATCTGTACGTTCAAGTGGATCAACTGTCATATCATGATTTCCTCTATAAATGTAAAACTAAATGATAAATGTCTTATCGTTGATTAAAACCTAATTTTCATTAGAAAGATCTCCCAGTAGACGATTAATGGCTGAATATTTTACTCGTTTCAGCTCGTTCTCAATCTCCTTCTTTAAGAACTCGATCAAATTCAATTTTGAATATTTTAACGAGATACTTAATTTTTATGAGCAAAAAAATAATTGATATTGCGAAAAAAGCCAAAGAATCCCTAAGATTAAAATCTGCAAAAACCAATAAAGTTTACAAAAATCTTGTACAGGCAGAAATTGTCAATCATCTCATTAGAAGTTTTTTAGTTTTAGATACTCCCTTAATGATTTCTCGCTTCGGATCAACTGAAGCTGCTTGTACAGATTTTTTTTTGAGGAAGAGACCTAAACAGCAATACAAAGATTGGATTAGAAACCAGATGATTAATAATTCAGGATTTTTTCCTGCTGATGATTTGTCACTTGATAAATTTGCTCAATTAAACTCTGACTCAATTAAGCAAGTAGATCTCTTAGGTGTTTGGTATCCTCTAGGCGAAACGAAAATTATTCAAAATTTATGCCCAGAAGCTTATCTTGTCCCGCTATATTCTTTAGAACCTTATTTTCATAAGAATCCTTGGAGCTATCTGCTTAAAGGTAAAAGGGTTTTAGTCGTTCACCCTTTTGCAGAATCAATCCAGGAAAATTTTTTAAATAGTAGGAATCGACTGTTTAAAGATCCACAAACCCTACCAGATTTTGATCTCCAGGTTTTTAAAGCAGTTCAGAGTATGGGTGGTGATTGTAACTTTAATAACTGGTTTGATGCTTTTGATTATATGCGCGATGAAATTAGTAAAAGAGAATTTGAGATTGCGATTATAGGATGTGGTGCCTACGGCTTACCCTTAGCTGCTTTTGTTAAAGATTTGGGTAAGAAAGCAATTCATCTCGGAGGTGCAACTCAAATATTGTTTGGTATTCGAGGACAAAGGTGGGATACAAAACCCTTTTTCCAAAGTCTATTCAATGAATTTTGGACTTCTCCTCAAGCATCTGAGATTCCAGACATCCTTCAACAGAATCAAATAATTCGAGATTATTGGTAATTTGAGTTCGGATGATGTCTTAAAAGTATGAAAACCTTAATTAAAACTTTCTACCAGAGATAACTATAAGTTTTATAGATAATATAGGTATAATGCTGAAATTAACCGCGAATCCTCATCGATTGCCATAAAACACAATGGATCAACTTTCGTATCATGATTTTCTCTATAAATGTAAAATTAAATGATTAATTACTTAATGACTAATTAGTTATAGTTTGCAAGTTTCTATGATCGACCCAACTATAACTGTCGAAGAACAGATGCCTGATTTTCAGCTTGAAACTCCAGTTGTTTTTATAATCTTTAAACGACCAGATACGACTGAAAAAGTATTCGAGGCAATTCGCCAAGCCAAACCACCTAAACTTTTGGTAATTGCAGATGGTTCTCGTTCTGACAAACCAGGAGAAGCGGAAAAGTGTGCTGCTGCAAGAGAAATTATAGATCGAGTTGACTGGGATTGCGAAATTTTAAAGAACTATTCAGAAATTAATTTGGGCTGCGCCAAGCGAGTTTCTAGTGGTTTAGATTGGGTATTTGAGCAAGTACCAGAAGCCATTATTTTAGAAGATGATTGTTTACCTCATCCTACATTCTTTCGCTTTTGTGAAGAACTGCTGAAGAGGTATAGATATGATGAACGAATTGCTTCGATATCTGGTCAAAATGTCCAGCTAGGACGCAACAAAACTGAATATAGTTATTACTTCTCTCGCTATCCCCACATCTGGGGTTGGGCAACTTGGAGAAGATCCTGGCAGTATTATGACTTTGATATGAAGCTTTGGCCAGAAATCAAAGCGAAGAATTTGCTGCGTAACATATTGCAAGATCCAGAGGCGAAAAAATGCTGGAGTGAGATTTTTCAGTCTACATATGAGCATGATAAACGTATAGATAACTGGGACTTTCAATGGACATTTTCCTGTTGGGTTGAGAGCAAATTGAGCATTCTGGCAAACGTAAATTTAATCTCCAATACTGGTTTTGGTCTAGAATCAACTAACACGAATAATGAAAAAAGCTTATATAGCAATCTAGCCGTAGAAGCAATAGAATTTCCTATGAAACATCCACCATATGTAATTCGTGATACACAAGCAGATAGATTTACACAGAAAACTTTATTCAATTATCTAGGTATTATTAAGAAGATTGGCGTTAAAATCGAAAGATTTTGGGAAATATGGTCATAACTTCAGATTAACCCAAAGATGAACTTACAACAACTTTAAATAAAAGCTAGAATCAGTGTAGTAGCGTTTTATAAACAGCAAACTGGTTTGGAAAATCTCAACAAAACTAAAACTAATGGTCGCTGTTTATAAAACTAAAGTCGTTTGCAAAATAAGCATTTTTCGTGAAGTTAATTGTTTGAAATTTCACCTCAACTAATTGTTATTATAACCGACTCAGGATATAGCTACCTGTAGCTATTCATTATTAATTATGAATGTTTTGCTTCTTAGTACTTCTGATGTTAAGGGAGGCGCTGCACGTGCGGCATATCGATTACATCAAGGCTTTAAAAATATCGATCATCATTCTCAGATGTTAGTCCAAACTAAGCATACTGACGATCAACAAGTTATTGGTTTTTCAGATGAATCAGGTATAGGAAAAATTACTGCTGGGTCAAGACTAAGTTTAGGTCAACTGCCGTTGAGATTTTATCGCGATCATGATAGTTTTTATTCTCTTCAATGGCTTCCAGATAAGATTGCTTCTAAAGTTATTCAACTTAATCCAGATGTGATCAACCTACACTGGATTTGTAATAGTTATCTACAGATTGAAACTCTGGCAAAGTTAAACAAACCCTTGGTTTGGACGCTTCATGATATGTGGCCATTTACAGGGGGATGCCACTATAGTCGTGAGTGCGATCGCTATATGGCTTCTTGTGGTAGCTGTCCTCTACTTGGCAGCAGCAAAGATTGGGACTTATCTCGTTGGGTATGGCAACGCAAAGCAAAAGCCTGGAAAAATCTCAATCTGACCATTGTTAGTCCTAGCTATTGGTTGGCTAAGTGTGCCAGTTCGAGTTACTTATTTCAAGATTTACCAATCAAAGTAATTCCCAATAGTATTGACACGAAAAAGTATAGACCAATTAATCGCCAGGTAGCGCGAAAACTGCTTCGTCTACCTCAAGACAAGCAACTAGTTCTATTCGGGTCAATGAAAGCAACTAGGGACAAAAGAAAAGGATTTCAATTTCTGCAACCAGTACTACAAAAGTTGAGTCAATCTGGGTGGCAAGATAAGTTAGAGTTGGTAATTTTTGGAGCTTCTCGATCTGATAATCTACCTGAGTTTGGTTTACCATCTCACTATGTAGGCAATTTGAACGACGATCTTTCTTTGGCGGCAGTATATTCGGCTGCGGATATTTTTGTCTTGCCTTCAGTTCAAGATAACTTACCTAACACTATCATGGAGGCGATCGCCTGTGGTACTCCTTGTGTCGCCTTTGATATTGGTGGCATACCCGATCTGATCGAACACCAAAAAAATGGCTATTTAGCCCAACCTTTCCAAACTGAAGACTTGGCTCAAGGAATTGCTTGGGTGCTAGAAAAAGAAGAAAGACATCAGAAATTGTCCCACCGCGCTCGTGAAAAAGCAGAACAAGAGTTTACTATGCAGATCCAAGCAAGTCGTTATTTATCTCTTTTTAAGGAAACTATGGATAATTAGGCAATTAATGAAGTACGTAAATAAGCTTAACTGTAGTTGTCTAAAACTTAATTCAGCAAAGCTATTTTAAATATTATGATAGACCTAATTTTATATCCACCAGTATTGGGGGCAACATTAGTTGCTTTAATTGCTAGTTTTATCATCTTATTTTATCTTACAAGAGACAAAGCGATCGCCTCGATTTTTGAGCAATTAGCCGTCTATATGTTTTTGTTTGTTGTCTCTGGGGTTAGCATATTTCCTTTTTCCCATTTGGATCTTGCTTCCTTGGGAAGTCCTGAAAAAAACTTGTTTTCAGCCATTTTTCTATTTGTTGTCTACGCTGCTGTATTTATTTTGCTGCGAGTTCGCGTCAGTCAAATTATCTTAAATGTAATAATTCTTTTTCAGCAAAATTATTTAAGCATATATCTCGGTCTGACAGTTTTTTCGGCTTTTTGGTCAGCAACCCCTTTCATAACTCTAAAAGCAGCAATATCTTTAGTCCTTATTAGCAGTTTTGCAGTTTACTTTGCTAGAAAGTATAATTGGCGACAACTTCTTGAATTATTACGCTGGAATCAAACCTTCGTAGCCCTTTTAAGTGCCTTTTTGGCTATTTTTGTTCCTTCGGAAGGACTCAATGAAAAAGGATGGGCAGGAGCTCTTGGTCATCCTATCAATTTGGGAAATATGATGGCATTAACTGCTGCATTATGGTTGTTAAACGCTACGCAAAATTCTAAATATCGCCGGCGATCGTTACTGTTTTGTGTCCTGAGCATTGTCATTATGCAATTGGCTAACTCTGCTGGAGCATTTGTTGTTTTTCTCTCTTTAATAGTAATAATATTTATTCCGCAAATATTTAGAAAGCTAACTTTTTTACAGGCTAATTTTCTGTTTACATTCATTTTGTCAATATTTGCGGCACCTAGTATTTGGTTATTCAGCAACCCTAACAATACGATGTCTTTGTTAGGAAAAGATATGACCTTTACGGGAAGAGTTCCTTTGTGGAATTTATTAATCACGGAGATTATTCCAGAACGCCCTTGGTTTGGTTATGGATATTCTGGTTTTTGGCAACCATGGCGAGGTTCAGATAATCCTGCTGCTATAATTTTTCGTCTAATTGGAGACTGGGCAGTTCATGCTCATAATGGATTCTTAGATATTATTATTAGCGTGGGTTTGATTGGACTTATGATATTTGCTTTATCCTTTTTAAATAACGTTGGTAGGGCAATAAAATTAATATTTGGCAATCGCAGCCCTGAATCATTTGTGCCTCTGTTTATGTTGACGGATGTATTTATGACTAACCTTTCTCACTCTACAATTGTTATGCCGACCTACATATGGTTTTTGTACGTTCTGACAACAGTTCGATTGCAGATCGATAGCGGTCAGAAAAAGAAAAAAAGAAATTTAAGTTTATTTCAAAATCAAACATTTACCTCCTAAATACTTTAAAAGAATAAATCTTTCAGATGGGCAAAAAACGCAAATCAATCACAAGGCGAGCTTTTTTACTGGGTTTAAGTGCTTTAGCAGGTATTGCTGTAGTAATAGCGGGCAAATTGAAATTTAGAAAAGAGCGGATTTCAGAATCGGGCAAACCTAAAGAAGATTTTTCGGCAAAGGGAACAACTCCTTTAGGCGATCGCGCTGCCCCTAATGGACTGTTATATGGAGCATTTCCTCAGGCGGGATACCAGGATTTTGTTAAAGATCCCCTGTTTCAATCTCAGCTTGTGCAAGAGTGTCGTCTTTTAGTAATTAGTTTCTACTGGAATTGGGGAGGTATTCGTCCTAGTGAAAGTACATACGACTTTACTGCAACTGACTACTTTGCTAAATTTGGCGCAGAAAACGACATGGTGTTGCGAGGACATCCTTTAATATGGCATCGCTCTACTCCTGATTGGCTGCTGGCTAAATTTAATGACCCCAGTACGACTAGTCAAGAAATAAAAAATATAATGAGCGATAGTATTACCACTGTAGTAAAAAGATATGCAGGTAGAATTCATTCCTGGGATGTAGTCAATGAAGCAATTAATGTTGAAGATGGTCGAGCAGATGGATTTCGAGATACAAAGATAAGTGGTATTAATGACGTAAAATCTCCTAGTTGGCTTGATTTTCTGGGGACAGATTACATTAACCTTGCTTTCCAAATTGCCTCACAAGCCGATCCTCAAGCAATGCTTACCTATAACGAATTTGGGCTGGACTATGACACTCCCGAACAGGAAGCTAAAAGAATTGCCACATTGAAACTGCTAAAAAGTTTAAAAGCTAAGGGAACTCCAATTGATGCTTTTGGTATTCAGGCTCATTTGAATGCTGCTATGAATGATAAGTTTAGCCCCCAAAAGTTGCGTCAGTTTCTTAGGGATGTGGCTGATTTAGACTTAAAAATTATTATCTCTGAACTAGATGTTACAGATAAATATCTTCAAGGAGATATTGCCCGTCGCGATCGCGCTGTTGCCCAAGCCTATCAAGATTTTTTGGCAGTCGCTCTAGATGAACCTGCGGTAGTTGCTGTAGCTACTTGGGGATTGAGCGATCGCTATAGTTGGATACAAGATAAAAATGAACCTCGTCAAGATGGTACTCTCCAGCGACCTTTACCTTTAGACGCTCAATTAAATCGTAAACTGGCTTGGTATGCGATCGCCAACGCTTTTGATAATGCGCCTAAACGTTAAACTATTGTACGCACTAAAAAAATACTCGTTTTTATTTAAATACTTACCTATCACTTAATCTAGTTAGTGCAAAAATTTCCTCTTGTACTGCTTTGTTCCATTGTTGACGATATTCACCCAAATCTATTTTTTTAAGAGTTAATTCTCTAATCGCATTGACGATAGACTCTGAAGAATTTTCTACTAATACAGCCCATTCCCCAAATAATTTTTCAGTTAATGATGTCTTGCTAATAACTAATTGAGTATCTGACGATAAAGCTTCACAGGCACCACTGGGTTGAGTTGCATTACTAGTGGTCAATACTAAAGATGCCAAACTTGAACATAAGACTTGATGATATTCTTCAGTGGCTAGAAAACCAGTCAAGGTGACATTATCTAATCTTTGCAAACTGGCTGCCGTTTTTGCATTCAGCTTGTTAATATCAGCGGTAATTACAAAGTTATATTCAATCAGCTTTGCCATAGTTTCAATCAATAAATCTACTGGTTCATCCCACGGATCGAATGAGGCAATAACTAAAATCTGTTTGGCTTGGCGTTTTTGGGGTTTGGTTGGCGCGATCGCCTTAATAGGATCGGAAATTGTAAACAGCTTGGCTTGAGGATAAATTTTGGAAACTAACTGAAACATTTCGGCATTGTGAACAATAATTGCCAAAGCATTTTTTAGCAAAGCTTTGCTTAGAGGCAAGCTTTGCCACATTTCCACTTGAAATAAAGGATTATGAGCATCAATTATATAAGGAGTTTTGGTAAGTAAAGCTGGCAAAGCACTAAAGGTAGGAGGACATTGAGCCACTACAAAATCAGGCTTTTTAGTTAAAATAGCTTGAACGCTTACTACCAGTTTTATTAGATAGTCTAAAGGTCGTAAATATTTACTTTTGAATAAATGAGGAATAAACTTTAGCTCACAATTAATCAGAGGAGCGAGAACTTCAGGTCTTCTTTGATACTGCTTCCAAACTAGGAACAAACCAGAAAATTTATTGGCTGAATTGCTATTCGACATTACTCACAACATAATTAACTATAATTAGCAGCTGTCTTAAACTTTTAAATTAGTATTGGTTTATTAAACTTGAAAGGAATAAAAGTTAGTAGGTTTGACTTCATATAATAGTATAGTCTAGTCAGATTTTTTGTTAAAGGCTATTTTTTGTCCTATTGTCAATAAACTATCAGCTAGATAATTAATATATGATAACTACTAACTAATTTACAGTTTAAATAGGTAAAAAATCATAATGTTTTTCATTATATTTTTGTAATAGTTATGTATTTTAATATTATGTTTGACAATACGATTAAAACTAGTTAACCTTTTATTTACTAATATTGTATTACACATTTAGCGATTATTTTTTTAAAACTAGCTTAATTGGAAGCTATACAAGTTAATTACTTCTATGAAAAATAGTACAGATAATGAATACATAAATCTAATTTTTTTTTACTGCTGACAATATTTTTAAGATCGGCTATGCTAAGTTGTTTGTTTTTGTTAATTACATATTTAAATAGTAGTTTGAAGTTGACAACAACTAATGAAAATTTATACTTTCAATGCACCTGTAGATACTCGTGTAGAATTATTATGGTCTTTGAGATCTAGAAACAGAGACAAGATATTTGACAATTTTATACATCAAAACAAATACACAGAGGTCAGTTCAATTCAAGACTGTGATTTAGCCGTATATCCTAATAAAGTTTTTCATCCAGAAACTCTAAATTTTGATAGATCTGTATTCACAGCAGCAAAAAAAGCTGAACAATATAATAAGCCTCTAATTATTGATGCAACTAGTGATTCTGATATTTTTCTAAAAATACCAACAGCTAAAATACTGCGCTGTGGTTTGTATAAAAGCTTGAAAAAACCTTTTGAAATAGAATGTCCTTTTTGGAGTAATTATAGGACTAAAAAAAGCCTAGATGCTTTAATAGCATTACCTAAAAAATTAAAGCCAGCAATTGGTTTTTGCGGGACTATATCATCTATAGGCAAATTATCCCAGCTAGGGAAATTAATGTTACCCGCGAAAGTTGCCAAAGCAGTTTTGGCTGAAGGTAAATTAGCTCACAAGGTTAATATTAAACTTCGAGAAGGCATGAGTCTAAAATTAAGAACATTAGCTATTAACATTCTGTCACTAGATACAAGAATTGAGGGTCATTTCGATATTAGCGATCCCTATCAAAGCTACTATTTTAAAAATGAAACTAATCAACAACTATTAGAAAATTTGTTTGTAACTAATACAAGTAAATGCGACTATATTTTGTGTATTAGAGGAACTGGTAACTATTCTGGACGCTTTTACATG
This DNA window, taken from Pleurocapsa sp. FMAR1, encodes the following:
- a CDS encoding flippase, producing MLNKFKLLDEKLSPGLKKIISSIGWLTAERVFMMGISFFVGINVIRYLGPGNYGKLSYSISFAGLIGVIAKLGLDQIVVRNLVKDEESTQEILGTAFLLKLIGSLFTVALIGIGIWIFSNDSQIRWMTVIVGIGLVFTAFEIIDFWFQSKVLSKPMAVVRSGQLILTSAAKLVLIFGKFPLMAFAWVFLAEFVLKAIGMIWIYNQSRQSILRWQISWSKATELMKDSWPLILSGVMILIYMKIDQVMLGNMAGNKAVGNYAAAVKLSEPCYFVPGAICSSIFPALIQAKLRNQQEYQNKIQQLYDLMAWLALAIAIPITFVSDILATTLLGQEYAEVGTILRLHIWASPFVFLGVAQSKWLMAENFTRFSMMATSLGALSNIILNFLLIPQYEGVGAAIATVTSYAIATYLSCIFYPPVYKNAWMLTKALFIPLRWRQNLIYLRNIRKVFS
- a CDS encoding FkbM family methyltransferase, whose amino-acid sequence is MQSIKRRYQSFKKKYELVRRKSYEAFGSSKYSRASLNDIDRKLEKYLDYRNGFFIEVGGNDGFNQSNTYYLEKFRDWQGILVEGIPDLYNKCVRERKNSKVFNYALVSADFKESHITMSYAYLMSFVKGALKSNDAETNYLKEWIIGEKKCNKRDVVSYEIKVPTKTLTAILDECNVEEIDFFSLDVEGYELNVLKGLDFKRYKPKYMLIEARFKEEIDEYISDLYVQVDQLSYHDFLYKCKTK
- a CDS encoding glycosyltransferase family 2 protein, coding for MPDFQLETPVVFIIFKRPDTTEKVFEAIRQAKPPKLLVIADGSRSDKPGEAEKCAAAREIIDRVDWDCEILKNYSEINLGCAKRVSSGLDWVFEQVPEAIILEDDCLPHPTFFRFCEELLKRYRYDERIASISGQNVQLGRNKTEYSYYFSRYPHIWGWATWRRSWQYYDFDMKLWPEIKAKNLLRNILQDPEAKKCWSEIFQSTYEHDKRIDNWDFQWTFSCWVESKLSILANVNLISNTGFGLESTNTNNEKSLYSNLAVEAIEFPMKHPPYVIRDTQADRFTQKTLFNYLGIIKKIGVKIERFWEIWS
- a CDS encoding glycosyltransferase family 4 protein, which codes for MNVLLLSTSDVKGGAARAAYRLHQGFKNIDHHSQMLVQTKHTDDQQVIGFSDESGIGKITAGSRLSLGQLPLRFYRDHDSFYSLQWLPDKIASKVIQLNPDVINLHWICNSYLQIETLAKLNKPLVWTLHDMWPFTGGCHYSRECDRYMASCGSCPLLGSSKDWDLSRWVWQRKAKAWKNLNLTIVSPSYWLAKCASSSYLFQDLPIKVIPNSIDTKKYRPINRQVARKLLRLPQDKQLVLFGSMKATRDKRKGFQFLQPVLQKLSQSGWQDKLELVIFGASRSDNLPEFGLPSHYVGNLNDDLSLAAVYSAADIFVLPSVQDNLPNTIMEAIACGTPCVAFDIGGIPDLIEHQKNGYLAQPFQTEDLAQGIAWVLEKEERHQKLSHRAREKAEQEFTMQIQASRYLSLFKETMDN
- a CDS encoding O-antigen ligase family protein, which codes for MFLFVVSGVSIFPFSHLDLASLGSPEKNLFSAIFLFVVYAAVFILLRVRVSQIILNVIILFQQNYLSIYLGLTVFSAFWSATPFITLKAAISLVLISSFAVYFARKYNWRQLLELLRWNQTFVALLSAFLAIFVPSEGLNEKGWAGALGHPINLGNMMALTAALWLLNATQNSKYRRRSLLFCVLSIVIMQLANSAGAFVVFLSLIVIIFIPQIFRKLTFLQANFLFTFILSIFAAPSIWLFSNPNNTMSLLGKDMTFTGRVPLWNLLITEIIPERPWFGYGYSGFWQPWRGSDNPAAIIFRLIGDWAVHAHNGFLDIIISVGLIGLMIFALSFLNNVGRAIKLIFGNRSPESFVPLFMLTDVFMTNLSHSTIVMPTYIWFLYVLTTVRLQIDSGQKKKKRNLSLFQNQTFTS
- a CDS encoding endo-1,4-beta-xylanase, which translates into the protein MGKKRKSITRRAFLLGLSALAGIAVVIAGKLKFRKERISESGKPKEDFSAKGTTPLGDRAAPNGLLYGAFPQAGYQDFVKDPLFQSQLVQECRLLVISFYWNWGGIRPSESTYDFTATDYFAKFGAENDMVLRGHPLIWHRSTPDWLLAKFNDPSTTSQEIKNIMSDSITTVVKRYAGRIHSWDVVNEAINVEDGRADGFRDTKISGINDVKSPSWLDFLGTDYINLAFQIASQADPQAMLTYNEFGLDYDTPEQEAKRIATLKLLKSLKAKGTPIDAFGIQAHLNAAMNDKFSPQKLRQFLRDVADLDLKIIISELDVTDKYLQGDIARRDRAVAQAYQDFLAVALDEPAVVAVATWGLSDRYSWIQDKNEPRQDGTLQRPLPLDAQLNRKLAWYAIANAFDNAPKR
- a CDS encoding glycosyltransferase, which translates into the protein MSNSNSANKFSGLFLVWKQYQRRPEVLAPLINCELKFIPHLFKSKYLRPLDYLIKLVVSVQAILTKKPDFVVAQCPPTFSALPALLTKTPYIIDAHNPLFQVEMWQSLPLSKALLKNALAIIVHNAEMFQLVSKIYPQAKLFTISDPIKAIAPTKPQKRQAKQILVIASFDPWDEPVDLLIETMAKLIEYNFVITADINKLNAKTAASLQRLDNVTLTGFLATEEYHQVLCSSLASLVLTTSNATQPSGACEALSSDTQLVISKTSLTEKLFGEWAVLVENSSESIVNAIRELTLKKIDLGEYRQQWNKAVQEEIFALTRLSDR